One genomic region from Chionomys nivalis chromosome 17, mChiNiv1.1, whole genome shotgun sequence encodes:
- the Lrp12 gene encoding low-density lipoprotein receptor-related protein 12 isoform X2, translating to MARRWSTKESPRRGSAWLLLFLTGVYACGETPEQIRAPSGIITSPGWPSEYPAKINCSWLIRANPGEIITISFQDFDIQGSRRCSLDWLTIETYKNIESYRACGSTVPPPYISSQDHVWIRFHSDDSVSRKGFRLAYFSGKSEEPNCACDQFRCGNGKCIPEAWKCNSMDECGDSSDEEVCAKGANPPTAAAFQPCAYNQFQCLSRFTKVYTCLPESLKCDGNIDCLDLGDEIDCDVPTCGQWLKYFYGTFNSPNYPDFYPPGSNCTWLIDTGDHRKVILRFTDFKLDGTGYGDYVKIYDGLEENPRKLLRVLTAFDSHAPLTIVSSSGQIRVHFCADKVNAARGFNATYQVDGFCLPWEIPCGGNWGCYTEQQRCDGYWHCPNGRDEINCTMCQKEEFPCSRNGVCYPRSDRCNYQNHCPNGSDEKNCFFCQPGNFHCKNNRCVFESWVCDSQDDCGDGSDEENCPVIVPTRVITAAVIGSLICGLLLVIALGCTCKLYSLRMFERRSFETQLSRVEAELLRREAPPSYGQLIAQGLIPPVEDFPVCSPNQASVLENLRLAVRSQLGFTSIRLPMSGRSSSIWNRIFNFARSRHSGSLALVSADGDEVVPSQNSSRETERSHLHRSLFSVESDDTDTESERRDTPGASGGVAAPLPQKVPPTTAVETTVGTGGNSSTQSTRGGHADGRDVSGVEAPSVSPARHQLTSALSRMTQGLRWVRFTLGRSSSTNQNQSPLRQLDNGASGREDDDDVEMLIPVSDGASDIDASDCSRPLLDLASDQVQGLRQPSSAANPGVRTGNRDGPCERCGIVHTAQIPDTCLEATMKSETSDDEALLLC from the exons TTTTCAGGACTTTGATATCCAGGGATCCAGAAGGTGTAGTTTGGACTGGTTAACAATAGAAACATACAAGAATATTGAAAGTTACAGAGCTTGTGGGTCCACAGTCCCGCCTCCATATATCTCCTCACAAGACCACGTTTGGATCCGGTTCCATTCGGATGACAGCGTGTCCAGGAAAGGCTTCAGACTGGCGTATTTTTCAG GGAAATCTGAGGAGCCAAACTGTGCCTGTGATCAGTTCCGCTGTGGTAATGGGAAGTGCATTCCAGAAGCCTGGAAATGTAACAGCATGGACGAGTGTGGAGATAGTTCTGACGAGGAGGTGTGCGCCAAAGGCGCCAACCCCCCAACTGCGGCTGCTTTCCAGCCCTGCGCCTACAACCAGTTCCAGTGTCTGTCCCGCTTCACCAAAGTCTACACTTGCCTCCCCGAGTCCTTAAAGTGTGACGGGAACATTGACTGCCTGGACCTGGGGGACGAGATAGACTGCGACGTGCCGACGTGTGGACAGTGGCTAAAATACTTCTATGGCACTTTCAACTCTCCCAACTACCCAGACTTCTACCCTCCCGGGAGTAACTGCACCTGGCTGATAGACACTGGTGATCACCGGAAGGTCATTCTCCGCTTCACGGACTTTAAACTTGATGGTACTGGTTACGGTGACTATGTCAAAATATATGACGGGCTGGAGGAGAACCCTCGAAAGCTCCTGCGCGTGCTCACTGCTTTCGATTCTCACGCTCCTCTCACCATCGTTTCTTCCTCAGGACAGATAAGGGTGCACTTCTGTGCCGACAAAGTAAATGCGGCAAGGGGCTTTAACGCTACTTACCAAGTAGACGGCTTCTGTCTGCCGTGGGAGATACCCTGCGGTGGGAACTGGGGGTGTTACACGGAGCAGCAGCGGTGCGATGGCTATTGGCACTGCCCGAACGGGAGGGATGAAATCAACTGTACCATGTGCCAAAAGGAAGAATTCCCGTGTTCTCGAAATGGTGTCTGCTACCCTCGCTCTGACCGCTGCAACTACCAAAATCATTGCCCGAATGGATCCGATGAAAAAAACTGCTTCTTTTGCCAGCCAGGGAATTTTCACTGTAAAAACAACCGCTGTGTGTTTGAAAGCTGGGTGTGCGACTCCCAGGACGACTGCGGTGATGGCAGCGATGAGGAGAACTGCCCGGTTATCGTGCCCACCAGGGTCATAACTGCCGCCGTCATCGGGAGCCTCATCTGTGGCCTGCTCCTCGTCATTGCGCTGGGCTGCACTTGCAAGCTCTATTCTCTGAGGATGTTTGAACGCAG GTCGTTTGAGACCCAGCTGTCCCGAGTGGAAGCGGAACTGCTGCGAAGAGAAGCCCCTCCCTCCTATGGACAGTTGATCGCTCAGGGCTTAATCCCACCAGTGGAGGATTTTCCCGTTTGTTCACCTAATCAG GCTTCGGTTTTAGAAAACCTGAGGCTAGCTGTCCGGTCTCAGCTGGGATTCACGTCAATCAGGCTTCCTATGAGCGGCAGATCTAGCAGCATTTGGAATCGTATTTTTAACTTTGCAAGATCACGGCATTCGGGATCGTTAGCTTTGGTGTCAGCAGATGGAGACGAGGTTGTTCCGAGTCAGAATAGCAGCAGAGAAACGGAAAGGAGTCACCTTCACAGAAGCCTGTTTTCCGTGGAGTCTGacgacacagacacagaaagcgAGAGAAGGGATACGCCGGGAGCGTCTGGTGGAGTGGCTGCGCCGTTGCCCCAGAAAGTCCCTCCCACGACAGCCGTGGAAACCACCGTGGGAACGGGTGGGAATTCCTCAACTCAGAGCACCCGAGGTGGCCATGCAGACGGAAGGGATGTGTCAGGTGTGGAAGCTCCTAGTGTGAGCCCAGCCCGCCACCAGCTCACAAGTGCGTTAAGTCGTATGACTCAGGGCCTGCGCTGGGTACGTTTTACATTAGGTCGGTCGAGCTCCACAAATCAGAACCAGAGTCCTTTGAGACAGCTTGATAATGGGGCGAGTGGAAGAGAAGACGACGATGATGTTGAAATGCTAATTCCAGTTTCTGACGGAGCTTCAGACATTGACGCCAGTGACTGCTCCCGACCCCTCCTTGATCTGGCCTCAGACCAAGTACAAGGGCTTAGACAGCCTTCCAGTGCCGCGAACCCTGGAGTCAGAACCGGTAACCGCGATGGCCCCTGCGAGCGCTGTGGCATCGTGCACACCGCCCAGATCCCAGACACTTGCTTAGAAGCAACGATGAAGAGCGAAACGAGTGACGACGAGGCTTTGCTGCTGTGTTAG